Proteins encoded by one window of Cervus canadensis isolate Bull #8, Minnesota chromosome 18, ASM1932006v1, whole genome shotgun sequence:
- the LOC122421106 gene encoding zinc finger protein 211-like produces the protein MAAAALRDTPQGSVTFEDVAVYFSWEEWALLNEAQRCLYHDVMLENFALTSSLGCWHGVEDKEAPSEQSICIGVSQIRTLKADSSLQKDQPFEMYGPVLRDILHFPEHQETNLGQKPYMCGNQFYISANLQQYQGQHIGEIPIRSSVDTALIIKSCTTHVSGKPTVYGEIGNDFLVNVGFFHQHVIHTEEKPNNSNECEAISYNGKRHKNWGEGNKALNCTDTLVEDQQVLTREGLYECSKCGKACTRRCNLIQHQKVHTGERPYECHECGKLFTYLSSFIIHQRVHSGERPYECSECGKSFSQSYSLNSHRKVHTGEKPYECRECGKSFSQRSNLIQHQRVHTGERPYECSECGKSFSQNFSLIYHRRVHTGERPHQCSECGKSFSRSSSLIHHRRLHTGERPYECSKCGKSFKQSSSFSSHRKVHTGERPYECGDCGKSFSHSSNLKNHWRVHTGERPVECSECGKSFSCKSNLVKHLRVHTGERPYECGECGKSFSQSSSLIQHQRVHTGKRS, from the exons ATGGCGGCGGCGGCTCTGAGGGACACGCCTCAG GGCAGTGTGACCTTTGAGGATGTGGCTGTGTACTTCTCCTGGGAGGAATGGGCTCTCCTtaatgaggctcagagatgccTATACCAcgatgtgatgctggagaactttGCACTTACATCCTCACTGG GCTGTTGGCATGGAGTAGAAGATAAGGAAGCACCTTCTGAACAAAGCATTTGTATAGGAGTGTCACAGATCAGGACTCTCAAGGCAGATTCATCTCTCCAGAAGGACCAGCCCTTTGAGATGTATGGCCCAGTCTTGAGAGATATTTTGCACTTTCCTGAGCACCAGGAAACAAATCTTGGGCAGAAACCATACATGTGTGGAAATCAATTCTATATCTCTGCCAATCTTCAGCAATACCAGGGGCAACACATTGGAGAGATACCCATCAGAAGTTCTGTGGACACAGCCTTGATTATAAAGAGCTGTACAACCCATGTGTCAGGGAAACCCACTGTCTATGGGGAGATTGGGAATGATTTCTTAGTCAATGTAGGATTTTTCCATCAACATGTCATTCACACTGAGGAGAAGCCAAACAATAGTAATGAATGTGAAGCCATCTCTTACAATGGAAAAAGGCATAAGAACTGGGGAGAAGGCAACAAAGCCCTCAACTGCACAGACACACTTGTTGAGGACCAACAAGTCCTCACTAGAGAAGGGCTTTATGAGTGCAGCAAATGTGGAAAAGCCTGTACTCGAAGATGTAACCTCATTCAGCACCAGAAAGTCcacactggagaaaggccttaCGAATGCCATGAATGTGGAAAATTGTTTACCTACCTCTCCAGCTTCATTATACACCAGAGAGTTCACAGTGGAGAAAGGCCTTATGAATGCAGCGAATGTGGGAAATCCTTTAGCCAAAGCTATAGCCTCAACAGCCATAGGAAAGTTCACACAGGAGAAAAACCTTATGAGTGCAGGGAATGTGGGAAGTCTTTTAGTCAAAGATCTAATCTCATTCAGCATcagagagttcacactggagaaaggccttatgagtgcagtgaatgtgggaaatcttttagCCAAAACTTTAGCCTCATTTACCACCggagagttcacactggagaaCGGCCTCATCagtgcagtgaatgtggaaaaTCATTTAGCCGAAGCTCTAGCCTCATTCACCACAGAAGACTTCATACTGGAGAGAGGCCTTATGAGTGCAGTAAATGCGGAAAATCCTTTAAGCAAAGCTCTAGCTTTAGCTCACATCGGAAAGTCCACACAGGAGAAAGGCCTTATGAGTGTGGGGACTGTGGAAAATCATTTAGCCATAGCTCCAACCTCAAGAATCACTGGAgggttcacactggagaaaggcctgttgagtgcagtgaatgtgggaaatcatTTAGCTGTAAATCTAACCTTGTTAAACACCTgagagttcacactggagaaaggccttatgagTGTGGGGAATGTGGAAAATCATTTAGCCAAAGTTCCAGCCTCATTCAGCACCAGAGAGTTCACACTGGAAAAAGGTCCTGA
- the LOC122421105 gene encoding zinc finger protein 211-like: MAVPALKDPGQSRVTFEDVAVYFSQEEWCLLDEAQIQLYLDVMLENFALVCMLGSWPGAGDEETPFEQSKSVGVSQIGTPRADLSAENVQPCKICILVLRNILHLTEEQGTNSGQKAYSCGTHGKQFCFTADIQQHQKQHTRENLLQYVKGKLSFLKSCTIHASGSLSPYSEIGKEFVANMGVQPQIKNTRNQQNNSKECETVFHSGKSHQSWGEGKKASSRTDILVQDERILTSERSCEFTGGTHKSNHVQHQKGHIRQRSSECTECGKSFGQRKYLRIHRRIHTGERPYQCKECDKSFTYKNRFIGHQRIHTGERPYECTQCGKCFTHQSSFYVHQRIHTGERPYKCNECGKSFINNSNFHRHQRIHQGERPYTCNVCGKSFITLAGIRYHQKVHNGGVLSKSSDSGTSFNQMQQLSSSRKIHTGEKPYECSECGKSFTASSSLWYHQRIHSGERPHECSECGKSFIVRLSLRNHQRVHTEERPYKCNECGKCFTSSSSLLRHQRVHNGKRPYECSECGKSFTASYGLRYHQRVHSGEKPYECSECGKSFTASSSLRYHQRVHSGEKPYECSKCGKSFTASYGLRYHQRVHH, from the coding sequence GTTCTTGGCCTGGAGCTGGGGATGAAGAGACACCTTTTGAACAGAGCAAATCGGTAGGAGTGTCACAGATTGGGACTCCCAGGGCAGATTTGTCTGCTGAGAATGTCCAGCCCTGTAAGATATGCATCCTGGTCTTGAGAAACATTTTGCACTTGACTGAAGAGCAGGGAACAAATAGTGGACAGAAAGCATACTCATGTGGGACACATGGAAAACAGTTCTGTTTCACTGCAGACATTCAGCAGCACCAGAAGCAGCACACGAGAGAGAATCTTTTACAATATGTTAAGGGGAAACTCTCATTTTTGAAGAGCTGCACAATCCATGCATCAGGAAGTCTCTCCCCATACAGTGAGATTGGGAAGGAATTCGTGGCCAACATGGGAGTTCAGCCACAGATAAAAAACACCAGGAATCAACAAAACAACAGTAAGGAGTGTgaaactgtttttcacagtggaaAAAGTCATCAGAGCTGGGGAGAAGGCAAGAAAGCCTCCAGCCGCACAGACATACTTGTTCAAGATGAGAGAATCCTCACTAGTGAACGGTCTTGTGAGTTCACAGGCGGCACTCACAAAAGTAACCATGTTCAGCACCAGAAAGGTCACATTAGACAAAGGTCTTCCGAGTGCACTGAATGTGGGAAATCCTTTGGCCAAAGAAAGTATCTCAGGATTCATAGGcgaattcacactggagaaaggccttatCAGTGCAAGGAATGTGATAAATCTTTTACCTATAAGAACCGTTTCATTggacatcagagaattcatactggagaaagGCCATATGAATGCACTCAATGTGGAAAATGTTTTACCCATCAATCCTCTTTCTATGTACATCaaagaattcacactggagaaaggccttataAGTGCAATGAATGTGGGAAGTCTTTTATCAACAACTCCAATTTCCATAGACATCAGAGAATTCACCAAGGAGAAAGGCCTTATACGTGTAATGTATGTGGGAAATCTTTTATAACTCTGGCTGGCATCCGATATCATCAGAAAGTTCACAACGGGGGAGTGCTGAGTAAGAGCAGTGACTCTGGGACATCCTTTAATCAAATGCAGCAACTCAGTTCCAGTAGGAAAATccacactggagaaaagccttatgagtgcagtgaatgtgggaaatcttttacTGCCAGCTCTAGCCTTTGGtatcatcagagaattcacagtGGAGAAAGGCCTCAtgaatgcagtgaatgtgggaaatctttcATTGTTAGGTTGAGCCTTCGCAatcatcagagagttcacactGAAGAAAGGCCTTATAAGTGCAATGAATGTGGAAAATGTTTTACTAGCAGTTCGAGCCTTCTTCGTCATCAGAGAGTTCACAATGGAAAAAGGCCTtatgagtgcagtgaatgtgggaaatcttttacTGCTAGCTATGGCCTTCGGtatcatcagagagttcacaGTGGAGAAAAACCTTAcgagtgcagtgaatgtgggaaatcttttacTGCTAGCTCTAGCCTTCGGTATCACCAGAGAGTTCACAGTGGAGAAAAACCTTATGAGTGCAGTaaatgtgggaaatcttttacTGCTAGCTATGGCCTTCGGTATCATCAGAGAGTTCACCATTGA